A region of the Salvia splendens isolate huo1 chromosome 11, SspV2, whole genome shotgun sequence genome:
ATTGGTAAGTATAGACTCGAGCCACAGCCCACGAGGTGTTCATGCAATGCTCTCTTTGTTACATGTGCAACAAAGAGGATGAGGTTGCTACTGTCTCCTCACTTCTCTTTTAATATGAAAATCATaactaaattcaaaatattaattaacACTAATCCATATCATATAAACCTTCATTGTTGAGTTACTTGAATAAGTTTTAAACGATTTTTGATTCTATTGATCCTCTAAATATCAATTGGTTTAAACTTGTGGACTCACAATATGTTGGAAGTCTCTAATATTCTACTACCAGTAcggaatatatatttttttcacttcCAGTTGACTTGGGTTTCAACTTCACATTACATGACTATTTAATTAGTTTATGGATACAAAAAGCTACACGTTTTCATATATTTCATCTACATATGCTGCCACttattactccatatttgaACAGCtaattatgtttaataaatactcctatttcctTCGTCtgaaaaatagtttcattttatcaattGGAGAtctccacaaaaaatagtctcatttctaaaaattaaaaaacttttctctcatattttaaccacttttctcctattttactttaccaacttttaattaaaacccGTGCTATCAACGAATCAAACTATTTATTATGAACGGGTGGGTATATTATTTCCAAATGCTGAGAATTTTAGCTAAAAGTTAAATTGATATTTTGTagcccccccccccaaaaaaaaaatcattttgaaGTGGGAAGCTcttaatttcttccaatttGGACAAAGGATTGTGTTGTTCCTAATATACTAATCAACATATATACGCCCAAGCATGACCTTTTAGCGCTGCAATATCGTAATTCCTAACAAACTTTAAAGATTCGCAACTCCATATAATCAATATTCTTAAACTTGATTTATCTGGATTGGTACAACTAACTTGGTTGCTGCAACAAAGACGTTATTGAGTGTTAgtgttatttatttatatggTCATATAGCGAATTAAAGTGAAATTGAATGGTTGGGGCGAGCGATTAATGGAGgaataaagagaaaaagataaagGTTAGTCAATGATAAGGTATACCAATCAACACATACTCTTTAATTTCCCTTTTGCTCCATTCCATTATAAACTCCTTTATCATCATTCCCCTCACGCTTTCAGCTCTACATTAATTCCTCTCAACTTCAAATCATCACCAAATTATGAATACGCTAGCAATCGGCAGCCGCATCAAGGATTGTTCTAAAGGATTCTGCAGCTTCTTCTGCCCGCAGTGGTGCTACATAGTCTTccctcctcctccgccgtcgGAATATCTCCCCGACGACGGTAGCTCCGGCCCCAACTTCTCTCCCTTCATCATCACGATCATCTGCTTCTTGGCCGCCGCCTTGCTCCTCCTCAGCTACTACGCCATCCTCTCCAATTACTGCCGCGGCAGAAGAATTCCGTGGCGCGGCCAAACTACCGGCGCCGTGGACGTTGAGAGAGGAGAGGGCGGCGGCCAGGAGGGGACGTGGTTCGTGGCGACGAACCGCGGGCTGGACGAGGCGCTGGTGAGGTCGATGGCGACGTTCAAGTACCGTAGAAGGGAAAGGTTGGTGGAAGGCACGGAGTGCTCCGTGTGTTTAAGTGAGTTTGTGGAAGATGAGAGGCTTAAGCTTCTCCCCAAATGCAGTCACGCATTTCACGTGACATGCATTGACACGTGGCTTAAATGTCACTCTAATTGCCCGCTTTGCCGGGCCAGTGTGGCTGCCCCGGCCACATCACCGCCTCCTCCTTCTCTGCCTCCGCTATCGCCACAAGGCGCGGGGGGAAATGTGGAGATAAGCATCGGAGATCAACGAGAGGGCGCGAAAACGGATGGACGGATTAGAAGATCGGTGTCCATGCATTCGGTTATGGAACGGCGTTTGTTGATAGATGATCCGAGTAGTGCAACTACAAGTAGGGGTAGTGAGATGAAGAGATCACATTCAAGTGGAAGGTGGTTCGTCTCTAAATAGGCTAAATTAACCCAAAACTTTAGTTTTTTAAGGAATGTTTTTAGTGGTGAGATTTGTATGTTGAGATAGTTGTGAAAAGATCACAAACAAAGTAAGGTCAAATTTTTCGGATAATTTGTGGGGTATTTCAGAGTCCAATAAATATACTGCAGTCATAATATGGCTAGCCATAAAATGACATTCTAGTAAATATCGACATTATGAATATGaacaatttaattttcatatttaatgttaACTAAGTTTACATTAATACCCTTTTAACTACACATTCTttactaaaataattaagaCTATCCAACTCGTAGATATATGTGGTTTACACTTTACAGACCcaatatttaatttgtttatggGCTAACACATATGTTGCTCTCTGTCAACATGGGCTGAGTTTTGAAATACAGTCCAAGGATCCAACGTTAAGAAACAATTTCTAAACCATACACTGCGTGAGTGTATGAGTTAAACAAGTAAACACGgggtatatataaatataaaagtaaGTACTTATTCATACaagaaaaaatttgaaaatatccaTTGTTTATGATTTTACCCCTCATTTCTAAACTAAAAAATTACACTTAATTTGTGAGTGAATGTTCATAGACTATTATTCACAATCACCAAAATAGTTTTGACTGtggaaaaattatttttatttaatttatacgtTTAGAAGTCACATCCtattatttacattatttactaaatttatttttggttgCGAATCAGTTGTTAACTTTTAGATGTCATTCAAAATGGATAAGAAATGAAGAAATGACGGGAAAACGTGTTTGACTTTCGACAATTAGGAGGGTATTATACTGTTATGATTTGAGTAAACaactcaaattaaaaaaaaacggaATATcccaaattaaaatattagatTCCGTAATTCccccaaattaattaaatttctaaatttaaaGCCCAACCTAGTGTTTTGTCCAAATCGTATTTTAATTCAAGCCCAATTCCAGGGAAAGAACAAGTCCATTTCATCTATTTTTCTCTCTAAAATATCAAAGCCTCTGTTATTTTTACAGTAACATTTTGAGCTTCTACTCTTTGAAGACTAGTTCTGATAGAGCACTCTGTATTCTGCATTTCTTTTGATGTTAAAAAACTTATTGTATTTTTAATAACATAAAAATTGAGACGCAATTAgtgatatttgattttttttaaaataatcataatttagGATAGTATAAAAAAACGTTCCTAAGTTCCTAAGTTGAGGCAAATTATCTTTATCTTTTGCTTTTTATAATGCTTTTACTCGTGTTACTTAATTTTAGTTGAAACACCAACAATAAGGACAATTTATGAAGCGTTGAAAATATAATTAGACACACAAATTAATAggtttaaaaatttaattagcaGTTCTTTTTGTTGTAGAATTAGCACTATGttaatattttcgaaacacctaTACTCTCTCTGTTTCAAAGAAAATTACCCCTTTCTTGGGCGGCACATGTATTTatacaactttattttgtgtgagaagtggaaatagtaaagtaagagaaggaaataaagtaaagaaaatgtattttcatttttaataatgagTCATCCTGAttgagataaactaaaaagtaaaatgagtcatctttaattagatggagggagtatatatataaaggaAACCAAAGAGTTTTTAAAAGATCTATTTGAAAGTTTACCATACTAATTGATGGTATAATATAGTGAATTAATTAACACACGGATTACCTTACATtccatattaatttatttgcacTTTCACATCAACCAGACCACCACTAATCGTAAAAAAAGTTATCTAGGTCTAGCTAGACACTTGGTGAGAATAGGACATTTCAGTTTGATGTTCCGCCGCATcactaatttaaatttaaaaaaaaatatgaaaacatATATAAATGATGCTTTGTCTTATGATTATCCAACCTTAAAGAAAGAAAAGCAATATCCAAGTCCAATAATATTCGAGTGTGAAAATAATCAGGTGCAGCGGCACACCATAAACCCCACCGTTGCATGTTTCCAATAGGTCTCTATCTTGTTCCCGCAAAATGACACTATTCTTAATTTGGGATacatataaaaaacaaaaatggaGGCCAAAATTCAATGCAATTGGCATTTTACCCatataataaaaacaataaagaTATTGATCATACATACATAATCTAGAGGCTCAATTTCGTAGCTTGCCTGGCATATGGATTATTCTGGATAGCGATCCCTcaatggagtaaatttgtgtgtgtgtgtgtggaccACACAATACAAGTATAATCCAGAGTCAAATCCATGACTATGAAAAAACTCTTAATTATATACTGCTAGTGAATTATTGGGCTCCCATCTACTGAGAATCAATAGATGAAAGCATATAAAGAAATGGTTAGAAGGCAAAGAGCCAAGGAGGAAGAAGGTGCTAAGTATTCGGCTAGCCGTTGAATCTTCAGAAGATGAAATAAGAAATTAAGCTGaattttttctaaatttaaaaatgTACTAGTAATAAATTTCTACATGAATCATACATTAACACTAATGCAAACCTCCAAAGTATGACCTAATGATAGTACTCACTCCGTTCAGCAAAAAGTAACTCTCCCTCTCTTATTGTAttttttcttcatctctcttcaTTTCTAACTTTTAACCTTTTTCTATTATATATAGGACTTATCTTGTTTTCAAAAGCTAAAGATAGAAAGAATCTTCAATGCTTAAAGAACTCAGCTAGTATATGGAGTATGTTTTTTCTGTATGTTATAGATTGATTTTGGCTCATCAAAATTGAGGAAATTGTTGGGAAAATTTGAATCAGCTTGGATTAGATGCCAAAACCACGATGATCCTCCTATTGTGCAGCTTAATAGGACTAGTGATCTAGGTAGAAATTAACTAAGTAGTATAGGTTTGCTAACTTTATTTCATGAGCAATATGGAATTTATTGTTGACAACATAATGGAAGTACTAATCCGACAAGAAACATGAAATTTGTTAAGACCGTagagatatggtatatgatgttCAGCCCTGATTTGGTCTGGTGAAGAAACACAGATATACTTAACATACAATAAATAGAATTACAAGGTTGTGGTGCTACAATATTACGATAGCtcgtttgtttttttattgaagTATTTACATCTGCAAAATACATGGTATCATGACCAGCTAGCTATTAGAGAAAATCCAGGATCAAGATTCAACAATTTTGCAAAATAAGTAGTACCAAATTgcaaaaacgaaaaaaaaatagattggTAAAAATGAATGACCAAAAGTAGAGTGAATTATTTTGcaattaaatcctaaattaaacaCAATGAACGTGACAAGGTTCAATAATTTTTACTGATATATAGAGGAACTATATAAATATACTCCATAGATTAACCCTAGGTGTGACAACCTAGGATAGCTTCCTCCTCAATTATTCTCAGCATGTGGTGAACTGCCCCGGCTATGTCGTCTGCTGAATTGAGTTGGCAACCCTCTTCCACCTATATAAAGAAATAACCAAagttattttttactattaattGTTCATCCCCAAATATACGTCAAAAAGTTCACTAATTTTATGTGTAAAGACAACATCAATCTACTTATGTCTAGAAAAACACCCCATTAAAGTAAAGAGGCAAAAATAATCGCACTTCACATCAATTCCCAAATTGCCCTCAAGAAAAAGTACTAATTACAGTCAGTAGAATCTTTTGCACAGTGCACATAGTTTGATGTGGAAGTAGGTGCAGGCTGTGTGCCTAAAAGTAGATTCTTTTGCATGCTGAGGTCATTTTCGACAGTCCTAGTTTTGTTACCATCAAATAAACTGTGCCAATGCATAAGACCAAAAATGCTGAAATGTAACGATATAAGTTAGGGAccaacaattttaataattggtGTGGTACGTGACATTCATAATTAATGAATCTAGATACCAACATTATTTTGTTGGGTGATTTTAGCTAGGTAGAGACAACATAAATCTCGAACCGAGTGAACCACGTTCGAGATAATGAGTTTATCCGGTGCACATCCACACGTACCTTAGCGCTGATCGAGTAGAGCACAAGCGAGTCGAGTGTGGTGACATTGAGGTGGAGGATTGAGAGGAAGACGGATTGGAAGGCCGCGACCATCTTGGACAGCTGGCGGACGCGCCTGCGCGACAGGACTCGGACGTTGGCGTGCGTCTCGATTAGGGTGACCTCAATGTCCGCAATGGCTGCCTTGCTTTGAGATGTGTATTTGTTGCCTAGTTGGCTTTCCGAGCAGCTGAATTGTGGGTATGCAAAGAATTGACCAAATGGGCTGCCTATTTTTGGCTTTTGATCATTTTCATCATTTGTTGTCACATTTCCATGCTCCAATAATGCAAATTTCTTTGCTTCTAGTGACTGCAGAATGTGCTCCAGCTCTTTCACAAATTCTATTGCACCACCAACAATTGAGGCTTGGTCACCCTGAAATTAAATTGGATTAATTACAAAATGCCAATTTAGAAATTTGCAATGATTTTGAAATAGTACTAGAATCATTAAATGAGGTAAGTAAGGTGAAGGTTGATAAGATGAGAATGAGATTTTTAGTAGGACAGAGACAATAAGAGACATGGGGAGGTTGGGAGTATTACGTCACAATATTCTATTGTATCACTGTCACAAACATCAACAAGAGCAAAATTAATGCAACCTATAACTATATCATTTATTTGGAGAAAGTATTGAGATGAATTAGAGACTAAGCACCTGTGGTATAGCACTCATATAGGTAGAGCTATAATGTGTCACATCTAATTGGCTTATACTCGAGGCGAGCAAAGACAACAACATATGTCCAAAATAGACAGAGAGATGAATGAAGAAGATGAGTGAGTGCAGGAACTATTCTGGAATCAAATTGTACCTTACTCAAATTCAAATCTTgtgactttttttcttttcggtAGAAAAACAGTGGAAACTCAAATCACATTATTATCATGAAgtgaatagtagtagtaatttcaAATTTGGGTTCTCTCCTTCaataattaatttcaattgaataggaaaggaagaaagaaagagtTGGATGAATTTTAACATAAACGCAACTTACTCGTTGAACATAAGATTCGGGCATGAGAGAGCGCAAGACAGCAAGATGCTCATTCATTTGCTTGCGGCGGTTTCTTTCGACGGCAATGTGAGTCATTCTCTGAGTTTCGCTTTCCTCTTTGTTCTTGCAAACTTTGGGCCTCCGCCGCCGCTTCTTGCGGCCCTGCGCCGCGGCGGTGGAGGCTTCCGGCGGAGGCGGCGGGGGAGGAAAGTCGCGGGGGCTGGCTTGGGAGGAGTCATGGAATGGGGCTGTGTCAAACATGATGAAGTTGAGGAGCTCAGTTGAAGAAAGTGCTTCAAGagccattttctctctctctctctaatgtCTCTTAATTTGCTAATATTTGAGGAGTTGCTTTCATCTTTATACCAGAGATTTGAGTGCCCCAATACTATTGACTCTTGTTAGATTATAAAGCCTTCAATCATTTTAttgtcttcttcaacttttgagagagagaaagcgcaggagcaagagagagagagagagagagggagagaggtttctttcctttttcaccaactttttgATGCAGAAAGGCACAACATCTATAGTGTCCTCTCACGTGCATGATGGAGTTTCTTAATATGACTAAGCTAAACATTTTCTAATCGGACacaaatttttataataatttaattttatgattatAGTACCATTCACCCAATAGTTATAATAGTTTTAACCTTTTATTAATACTACTACATGATTGTAATTCCTTTTGATGAAGTTTGTCCCATGTGTGAATTCAAAATGCCGTTGTGTAATTTTACCGATGGAAAAATTCCAAATACTATACAATTCAATGAACTGACAATTCTTTTTAGTAATTCGTAACGTAATTATATGATATGAGCATTATTAGTtagataaattaggatttacatatcttttccatatctttgttttcttgttcattaagttattattagcattataaataggagttactgtaatcatttaaaaaatcaatcaagaatattaatattatcgttcattctcttctcGAAAGTGAGAAACCCGTCTTGCTTGACGGGCACTTGCCCACGACAGACATTTATCGATCGCCGATCTATGACGCCGATCAACCCGATAGGGGGTTTATCCTatcattatataattaattaattttaacttAACAATATCCACCCTGGTAGAAAGTGAACTTAGTTCGTGTCATAGATCTGATCTTGCACTAATATAATAACACCGCATCCAAGAAATAATTTTTACGGATTACATTCTTTAATAAAGAGCAAACAATATTCAATAATCATGgtacattaattatattataactAAAACAGCAATACTTGACCCAGATTTCATTTTTAACTTTATCTGAACAAAAGAATTGTAAAGATTGAAAGTTAATTAGTACATGTTATTGTTAATTAAACTAGTATTATTAATTGGTCATAATTTAACGGTATCAGGTCAATTTAGCAGGGTCTTTTATAGGGAAgaagttagagcatccactataacgccggcgcggctatagccccggAGGGGGCGACGATGGGGCGGCTTATAGTGGGAGGGACGTCCGCCCCGAACTGGACAAAAAATCGGGGGCGGAAGGGCGTTCGGCGAGaagggggcgaggacgcggctgagGAAGAATGGGTTGGTGCGAGGGCCGCGGCGCCCTATTGCGTGGAAACGGGGCGGACGCGGGCGGTGCGGCAGTGAAACGGCTGTGCGAGAAGGGGGGCGGCGGTGGGAGTCGGCTGTCCTCCTATAGTGGACATGTTAAGGATGAACTCCTTAACCTCATACAAATTCCTCCATGAGGTCGCGGGAACGCTTGCCCATCGATCGCACACGacaagaactagggttttgttgatgaaggagaagaaagtagcgtaaaatattttatttcttgaatggttctcaattatgaaatattcccacatatttataatgtggaatCCTCAAAGAAATAAATCTAATCTTATCTTAACCAAATAAGTAAAATATACTgtaaagatattaattactaatatatgCGAGATATGGAAGATATGTCTTCTAACAGGACA
Encoded here:
- the LOC121756456 gene encoding transcription factor bHLH71-like yields the protein MALEALSSTELLNFIMFDTAPFHDSSQASPRDFPPPPPPPEASTAAAQGRKKRRRRPKVCKNKEESETQRMTHIAVERNRRKQMNEHLAVLRSLMPESYVQRGDQASIVGGAIEFVKELEHILQSLEAKKFALLEHGNVTTNDENDQKPKIGSPFGQFFAYPQFSCSESQLGNKYTSQSKAAIADIEVTLIETHANVRVLSRRRVRQLSKMVAAFQSVFLSILHLNVTTLDSLVLYSISAKVEEGCQLNSADDIAGAVHHMLRIIEEEAILGCHT
- the LOC121754995 gene encoding RING-H2 finger protein ATL52-like, which gives rise to MNTLAIGSRIKDCSKGFCSFFCPQWCYIVFPPPPPSEYLPDDGSSGPNFSPFIITIICFLAAALLLLSYYAILSNYCRGRRIPWRGQTTGAVDVERGEGGGQEGTWFVATNRGLDEALVRSMATFKYRRRERLVEGTECSVCLSEFVEDERLKLLPKCSHAFHVTCIDTWLKCHSNCPLCRASVAAPATSPPPPSLPPLSPQGAGGNVEISIGDQREGAKTDGRIRRSVSMHSVMERRLLIDDPSSATTSRGSEMKRSHSSGRWFVSK